The uncultured Desulfuromonas sp. genome contains the following window.
TGTGGAATCGCGCCCACTGGAGACCATTGCCACCATGCAGCCGCGTATGGTGGCAAGTCTGCTTGAAAATGAACACCCTCAGACCGTGGCGCTGATTCTTTCCACCCAACGTTCTGACCATACCGGCAAGGTGTTGAGCTTTATTCCTGACGACTTAGCCGGTGATGTTATGTATCGCATTGCCAAAATCGAAAAGGTTATGCCGGAAGTTCTTGCCCAGATTGAAGAGGCGCTGCGCCGTGAGATTGGTGGTGTCAGTAAAAAAGAACAGCAAGAGGTCGGCGGTGTCGACAAAGTGGTTGATATTCTCGGCCGTATGGAAAAAGGCTCAGACCGCAAAATTGTTGACAGCATTGAGATGACGGATCCGGAGCTGGCTGAGTCGATCCGCAAGAAAATGTTTACCTTCAGTGATCTGGTCAATATTGATAACCGTGCGATGCAGATGATTCTGCGAGAAATTAACAACGATACCCTGACTCTGGCATTGAAAACCGCCACCGATGATCTCAAGAATAAGA
Protein-coding sequences here:
- the fliG gene encoding flagellar motor switch protein FliG is translated as MEELQFNRMSGVEKAAVLLMCLGESATAKVFSEMEENEIRMLTRVMINIDHIPADLANDVMAEFHQAQKRNPGMYIKSEEFVRNAIAGSGDEHGDQLVSEILSGVESRPLETIATMQPRMVASLLENEHPQTVALILSTQRSDHTGKVLSFIPDDLAGDVMYRIAKIEKVMPEVLAQIEEALRREIGGVSKKEQQEVGGVDKVVDILGRMEKGSDRKIVDSIEMTDPELAESIRKKMFTFSDLVNIDNRAMQMILREINNDTLTLALKTATDDLKNKIFSNISNRAAEMIQEDLEAMGPVRLSDVEAMQQTIVKLALKLEEEGQIVIPGRGAGDVLV